The stretch of DNA GATCTGAAAGGAGATTGGTCATCGATGAAAAAGCTCTTATCCGTTCTGATCGTTCTGATCTTGACCGTTGCCTTGGCCGCTTGCGGAAAATCCGATAATCATAAGGAGTCGGCCGGCGATAAAACGTCGGAAAATAACGAAACGAGGATTTATCACTCCGAAACCGGCGACGTGAAAGTGCCCGCCAACCCGAAACGGGTGGTCGTCCTCGCTTCCTCCTACACCGGCCACTTTTTAAAGCTGGGAATCAAGCCCGTCGGCATCACCCAATGGGAGACCCAAAACAAATTTTTTGAGGGCAAATTGGACGGCGCGGAAGTCGTCACCTCCGATTCCTTGGACAAAATATTGGAACTGAAACCCGATTTGATCGTCGCTTTCTCTCACGAAAAAAACATCGACAAATTGTCCAAAATCGCGCCAACTGTTGTTTACACCTATGACAAATACGGTTATTTGGACATTTTCCGGGAAATCGGAAAACTGGTCGGCAAGGAAAAAGAAGCCGAAAAATGGATTGACGAATGGAACAAAAAGACGAAAGAAGCCGCCGAAAAAGTGAAGGAAGCCATCGGCGAAGATGCGACCGTCACCGTTTTGGAACCGTACGGAAAAGACTTATATATTTATGGAAACAATTGGGGCCGGGGCACGGAAATCCTTTATCAGGCCCTCGGCTTGAAAGCCCCGGAGAAAGTGGAAAAAGACGCTTTTGGAACGGGATATAAAGCCATTTCCGCGGAGGTCATCCCGGAATACGCGGGCGATTTCATCTTCCTGGGGGACGGCGGAAATAATCCGGATACCTCCTTCATGGAATCCGACGTATGGAAAAACATCCCCGCCGTCAAAGAAAACCGGGTGATCCCCTTCGATTCCAAGTCCTTTTACTTCAACGATCCGATCTCCCTTGAAAAGGAACTGGACTATATCGTCGAACAGCTGACCAAATATAAGAAATAACCGGAGGATTTAAGGTAACCAAGATGAAACAGGGACATTCAGCGACGCCTTCCAAGGCGAAAAAAGGATGGTTTTTGCTCATCAGCCTCTTGGCCCTCGTCCTCAGCCTCGCCGCAGGAATTTCCCTCGGGGCGGCGGATATTGGCTGGGCCACCGCCTGGAAGGCCGTATTCCGATATGAAGGCATCAGCGAGGGAGAACGCATCATCCGCGAACTGCGACTCCCCCGGGAATTGGGCGCCGCGATCGTCGGCGCCTCCTTTGCCGTCAGCGGGGCCATTATGCAAGGGATGACAAAAAACCCCCTCGCCGATTCCGGACTTTTGGGATTGAATGCGGGGGCAAGTTTCGCCATCGCCGCTTTTTATGCGGCCTTTTCCGATTTTTCCTATTGGGCGGTCATGCTTGTTTCCTTCGCCGGCGCAGGGATCGGCGCCTTTTTGGTCTTCGGGATCGGCGCCTTATCAAAGAACGGGCTTTCCCCGATCCGCATGACCTTGGCCGGGGCGGCCGTATCCGCCCTGCTGACCGCCCTCGGGGAAGGAATCGCCCTGTATTATCAGCTTTCCCAAGACCTTGCCTTTTGGATTGCCGGCGGGGTCTCGGGCACGACTTGGACCCAGCTAAAAATCCTTTTCCCCGTGATGACGGGCGCTTTGCTTCTCGCCTTTTCCCTCGCCCGGCCGCTGACGATCCTCCATTTGGGGGATGAAGCGGCGAAGGGGCTGGGACTGAACACCTTTTTTATAAAAACCGTTCTTATCCTTATCGTTTTTGTTCTCGCCGGCATTGCCGTATCCGTCGTCGGTCCCGTCGCCTTCGTCGGGCTGATGATCCCCCACATCGCCCGCTTTTTCATCGGACAGGATTACCGCTGGGTGCTTCCCGGTTCCGCCATCCTCGGGGGAACATTCATGGTTCTGGCGGACACGGCGGCCCGGCTGATCAACGCCCCCTATGAAACGCCGATCGGTGCGGTCGTGTCCTTTATCGGGGTTCCCTTCTTCCTGTACTTGGCCAGGAAGGGAGGAAGGGAATTCGCATGAAAGGCTTTCCGGGATCTGTGAAAAATTGGGCCATTTTCGGTGCGGCCCTGGTTTTATTGTTCCTCGTTTTTCTCATCAGCATGGCGGCGGGATATATTTCCCTTACCCCGGCCCAGCTGCTTCGCACGATCGCCGGATCGGGAACGGAGCGGGAAAATTTGATCCTGTTCGATTTCCGCCTGCCCCGGATCCTGATCACCGTCCTGGCCGGAATGGCCTTTGCCGTAGCGGGCGGCGTCTTGCAAAGCATCACAAAAAATCCCCTGGCGGATCCGGGCATTTTGGGCATCCATTCCGGCGCCGGGGTAATGGTGGTTCTCTATATTTCCTTTTTTTCCGTCGAACCGGGCAGCTTCGTATATATCCTTCCCCTTTTCGCCTTTTTGGGCGGCATGATCACGGCCGCGATC from Caldibacillus debilis DSM 16016 encodes:
- a CDS encoding iron-hydroxamate ABC transporter substrate-binding protein — protein: MKKLLSVLIVLILTVALAACGKSDNHKESAGDKTSENNETRIYHSETGDVKVPANPKRVVVLASSYTGHFLKLGIKPVGITQWETQNKFFEGKLDGAEVVTSDSLDKILELKPDLIVAFSHEKNIDKLSKIAPTVVYTYDKYGYLDIFREIGKLVGKEKEAEKWIDEWNKKTKEAAEKVKEAIGEDATVTVLEPYGKDLYIYGNNWGRGTEILYQALGLKAPEKVEKDAFGTGYKAISAEVIPEYAGDFIFLGDGGNNPDTSFMESDVWKNIPAVKENRVIPFDSKSFYFNDPISLEKELDYIVEQLTKYKK
- a CDS encoding FecCD family ABC transporter permease — protein: MKQGHSATPSKAKKGWFLLISLLALVLSLAAGISLGAADIGWATAWKAVFRYEGISEGERIIRELRLPRELGAAIVGASFAVSGAIMQGMTKNPLADSGLLGLNAGASFAIAAFYAAFSDFSYWAVMLVSFAGAGIGAFLVFGIGALSKNGLSPIRMTLAGAAVSALLTALGEGIALYYQLSQDLAFWIAGGVSGTTWTQLKILFPVMTGALLLAFSLARPLTILHLGDEAAKGLGLNTFFIKTVLILIVFVLAGIAVSVVGPVAFVGLMIPHIARFFIGQDYRWVLPGSAILGGTFMVLADTAARLINAPYETPIGAVVSFIGVPFFLYLARKGGREFA